From the Anopheles merus strain MAF chromosome 2L, AmerM5.1, whole genome shotgun sequence genome, the window ATCGCTCTCGTTACTTACTGCGGCCACCATTGAGCTCTTCCTTCGTTCCAATAACTCCTCTTCGGGAATTGCCAACACACCGCTGGCATTCTTCTTCCATTCTTCCTCTGATAGTTGTAACCACCCGGGACCATGGAACCACAGCTTCGATGCTAACAGCTCGTTCGGCATAGCTCCACGCGATACAATATCGGCAGGATTGTCAACGCCCTTCACGTGCATCCATTTGTAGCCATGCGTCAATTCCTGAATCTCGGATACCCTATTCGCTACGTACGTAGCCCAAGAATGGGATGGTGCTCGAATCCAATGCAACACGATTGTCGCATCAGTCCACATAAAGGTTTCCACGCCTGGAATTCTCAACGCTTGGCGTACCACTTTCTGCAACCTTGCTGCCAGTAATGCTCCACAAAGTTCTAACTGGGCCAAACTAACTCTTTTCAGCGGCGCAGGACGAGACTTTGCAGCAAGCAACTCAACTACCACTTCCCCGCTGCTACCAATCGTTCTAACATACACGCATGCCCCATAAGCTGCTTCAGATGCATCCGAAAAGCAATGTAGTTGAACAGTAACAGGATTATGCACAACAGCATGGCGCGAAAACTTAACCTCCTTCAGCAACCCGAGTTGTGATTGAAAAACGTACCATCGTTCTTGCATGACAGCCGGTATTTCTTCATCCCAGTCATCAGTTGCCAACCACAACGATTGCATATTTATCTTGGCCCAAGATGTCACAGGAGCCACCAGCCCCAAAGGGTCGTATATACGTGCTACCAAAGAGTAAACCTTTCTACGGGACCAGCTCTCGTTGTTCATCTGAATGTTCGAGTCTATGTACAGTTGGTCCGATTCTGGTAGCCACGCAACACCTTGAGTTTTTATTGGCTCCTCTGGAACTTCAAACATTTTAACGTTGGTTGTTGCTCTGTCTTCCGCTGAAACGCTAGATAAAACATCTGGTTTGTTAGAATTCCATTTAGTTAGATGAAATCCGCCCTTTCTCAACAATAGCGTCAGCTCAGCTTGCAACCTAactgcttcttcttcgctAGAGGCACCACCAATGTAGTCATCGACATAGAAGTCCTCTAACAACGCCTGTCTCGCCaaggaaaagttttccccTTCATCAATTGCCAATTGCTGCAGTACTCGAATGGCCAGAAAGGAAGACGGGACAAGTCCAAATGTGACACGCTGCAACTCGTAGACCTCGATGGACTCAACAGATGAGCCTCGCCATAATACACGTTGAAAACGAGTGTCGTCGGGATGCACCTTGACTTGCAGATACATCTGTTTTATGTCTGCCACTAATGCCACGCTCCTCATCCGAAATTTCAGCAACAACGCTAACAAGTTCTCCTGAATCACAGGACAGGGCAACATCCATCAAACACAGGTCGTACCTTTGTACTGGTACTGGACGCCTTGATTACCGGATGATGCGGTAAGAAATAATGACCATGAGCTTCCTCAGAATCAGGGTTCGCAGCCACCTTGACTAAAATCCCTTTGTCGATGTAGTCGTTGATAACCGCCGTATACTTTTGTTTCAACCATGGGTCCCGATTGAAACGTCGTTCTTACTGCAAGAACCGTTTTCTCGCTATCGCACCGGATGGTCCCAATTGGTTCTGTGAGTCACACTTAAATGGCAGCTTCACTATATATCTCCCTTCACTATCCCGCTGATTAGTTTGCACAAAATGTGCTTCGCAATCCCTTTCTTCCTGACTATGCTGAAGCGGCTCACGTATTTCTTCAATAATCCAAAAACGCTCAATTAAATCGTCCAACCTAGTACACGTGCCACAAGTAACATAATTGCTACCTTCAGAAGCCAGCGTAACTTTCCCAGTTGCAACCCATCCAAAAACAGTGCTAATAAATGTTGGGAGCGCTGGTAGCTCGAGCCTAATTTTACCATGGTTGTccggtttcaaaaaagtcgcGTAAAATTCGGAGCCCAACAATAAATCCACTTCAGCATCACTATCGAAATTAGGATCCGCGAGCACAAAATTCATCGGGAGATTCTGCCTGCTAATTTGATTTCCAGTTACCGGCCTGTAGCTAGAAATTCTCGGCAACACTAGAAACTGCATACGTTCTTGatagttacaacttttggaaCGTATGACAGTCGTTACCGACGTCGTTATGTCCACTTTCGAATGTCCAACTCCCGATAATGCCGTTACCAAAACCTGAAACTCCTCCAACGCTCGTTCAATAGATCGAAACGAGGCGTCAATTCTGCTAAATCACTCTCTTTGTACTGCGCCAAAAACGTGTCGATTCTTGTCAACGATTGCACGACTCGGTCGCGCTCGCGCTTTAGGATAATCATATCCAGATCTTCTGCTTGTGTGTATTGCATTGTATTGTTCGAACCCGACGCGTCAGAGAAACCGGCAAAATCTTCACTAACCGACATTTCTAATACGCGACACAaaatgcatacacacgcaaatAACACCCCAGCACAATGATTTCTCACGCTTTCGCGATTTTTTCTTATTCAGAAATCCACCAACGCTCGATACGGAACTTTCAGATTTCACACGCGTTACGCGAATTTTGCCAAAAGAAATCACACAAAGTTCTTCACTTTAACCAGTCAAACCAAACCGCAAGTATTAGAccatcctggtcacggcaccaatgttGCGTTCTGGAACATGGTTTGTTGGTTCCTTTCCCCCTTGACGCCCCTAcgccctacgttgtgttttgttgtgtcgtCTTCGATCGCCAAAGGAGACAAAGTAAAAGAACACGTCCGGCTCGTATCGAGTTTCATGCGATAGTGCCGCTTTATTCGCACACATACTTAATCACAAATTGTCGATCGGCAGTGCTGCCAGAAAAAACATTTGACTTTTAATTCCCAACTGACAAAACAACcgcaaacaattcaaaatgACCGTTTCATAACCCTTACATTCCAACAGTAAGTACAGTACAGTTATATGAATCCCTATCAAGCTACACATACCTTTCCACAAGTGTAAATAGTCCAAACTCCCCAGCACGCCTAAGAACGCGGGCACGTGCAAGATGGCTACCTCATAGCACAGACAAACAATGGCAAATGAAACGCAGCAAGGGGCAGAGGCGAGTTGATAAAATAGGAACGTTCCGCAATCTGGAACGTTCCAGCTTTTTTTCAGCTGCCGCTACGTACCACGAACTTTTTTCACCGGGTGTTTAATTTTCGATTTGACATTTACTGTCTAATAATTACTTCCATTCGTACACCTTATAGATGCCTATTAGACAGACAGTCTTTGTCTATTGGGCTTTCTATTAGACATCTAATAATGATTTTGGCTAGTAGGGTAGGagcaaggtggaatatagaggaggtgtattcttagcgtttggcatgttgccattttgagattcagtttgacaacagccgtcgacATTTGTATACAGGCAGCAGCCGCAATATCACGTTGGAAATGCCGATGTATAAAGTGTAGATGCAAAATACAAGTTTTTAGAGCTAtacaaatatttgttaaacgaaaacaattcatttatcatacccgtataccagcaacattcgtcgcttttgacaactgccgtcgatcctggttttgtgcttttttctaaagccttgATATTTGGCCAACTCTGtatgacgacacctcctttctacccactttgggGTAGGAgcaaggtggatttaaaaatatcaggtggtggacttcagtgcattttgacaattcgtcacttgacgtaagattcccaggattcaaactttgtttacatttattaaatttgttcatataatttatctacctcaaggaccgtaaagatatcaggtcagttataagcccgttttgacagctaggtggaagaagaatcgacgaagaaaactgacagttagttttctgcgtttggcgaacgcttttagttctcgaaggaaaatttccattttaaatcacgggctgtgttctaataaactaaaatattcaccctaattgatctccaccaaatattgaccatgcaaaacgtaaacaatccatcaatacatatacaagcggaaaaccatctgtcaaaatcggagcccagggggggggggatcgccaaaagcgctataactacacctcattatacattccaccttgtaCGAGAGGTATTTGTGTGCCATAGTcttagtttgacagataaattcctatcgagaaatgacagtattttcctccgtctaagggcgaaaatacacggaccggaatttcgcggccgcggaattccgcctgctgtcaaacccatatacaaagtgtcaacggcaactttcccgaactgtcatatccatacattttcagcaagcggaattccgcggccgcgaaattccggtccgtgtattttcggccgTAGAGGCAATTCCGGTTACCCATTACTaatccagttagcggtcacctactgtactaCACATGTACCTGAAAATCTATGAAACTTATGAAAATAATGCAAACTCATAGTATGTTATGATAAATTtaggaaaagtaaaaatcaagATTAAACTAAAGGTATTTTTAGTATTTCTCTTCAAAGTTCAAATTCCGTCAAATTGACCTAGTAAATCTAGTATTAAATTCGTGACTGACCATTAAGTTGGAAATTGAGATCGTCAAAGCAATAACTCGTAAAGAgaaattgatttgaatgaaattaataaaattgaaGTATCGCGTTCGCAACACCAATAGTCGGTATTCAATCGAAGATAGGTCCCAGCTGTATTTAAAGTTGAATTTATCAGCACTTCCGTTGCTAATTTTATAGATCAGCATCAACAATATCTACAATCTTAAAATATACTCAGGACTCTGGAAATGTAAATGAACATAATTAACTTTATTACGATTACAGCAATACGGATTAAGATTATTTTCTCCTTATAAAAACTCGCATCAATGAAGGACTTTCTTTTACTATGCGCATTTCCCGCACATAACGCACCGAAGCAGGCGCAGGAACCGCTTCACGTTTCTGAGGGCTTTGTAGCGAATTATTTAAACCATTATCGGCTAGTGAAATATTTTGACTAAAACTATTTATGGGTTTTGCTGAATCTACTACATTCATTACAGCTACTTTCTCTTTATCGTCTTTATCTTGCATGCTAGCCGTTGCACATTTTTCTCTGAAATTTCGATTAACAGCTATTTCAGATTCATTACCACTCTTGGCAATCTGAAGTTCTTTTCTATTGTTAGCATCTATTTGGttcatattatttatattatctGATGTTTCTATTAGAtcttttatgtgttttgattcttttttgcatttttggcctgtcttttttttctcgtcaACATTTGTCTgcttccaagtagttttacgAGGATTTTTACTTGTTTTCTCATCTGAACAATTTGTGTCAAGTTTTGTTCTGTCGTccgggcatttactagacgaCGGTCTATACGTTCTGCAAACATTCATTTCGTCCAGCGATTCTGGAACCTGCCATGGCATTGAATTGTTTAAATGCTTACAAGAACTTTGATCGAATTGTAATTCTGCTGATTCATCTGATGCTGACATGTTTAGAGACTTCTTCGGTAACTCCGTTTTTGTTTGGCTATTCATTGCATCCCCTTCCTGCATTAGCttaagatttgtttgttttgatagcGTATTTATACGAATGGTTCCCGGCGCTTTAAACCTTTTTGATGACGAAGCTATGGAAAAATTATGCACTTCAGACGGCCTGTTAGACGAATTTGAACTATTGATCGTTGGCTGGATAAAGGTAACAGTTGCCATAGAAGTCAAAGTTTCACATGTATTGTTATGATTTAAAAGCGTACTTCCAAGATTTGTTgaatagttttttgttttgttttttaaatcagTGCACTTTTTTGAGCAGTCAGTACACGTTCCAACTGGTTCCTCAGTACCAGGTTCAGCTAACTTCTCACTTGATCTTGTTGTGTTCGCAACCCGTTTCGTATgcacatttctttctttcattgCACAATCCATCGTGTCTGACGCTAAAGGTATTGGAATTTGTTGCACTCTTTCGTCCATTAACTTAAGTTTGTTGGCAGTGCCATCATTCTTGTCAATCCTTGACAATGGTTTAGTATTAAGTGGCGTCGAATGTGCCATCAAATTATGAGAATGAACACATTCTTTAGGTACAACGTTTTGCGCGCTATCATTGATATCAAAATTATTTGATCCCGGAGCCACAACAGCATTATTCTGGTCCTCATTCTTAATGGGTGTTTGAAACAGCGAATCCATAATTTGCTCTAGCGTTGAGTAGTCATCTAAAGGATAATAGCAAACATCCAAATTATTGTTAAGCGTCAATTGATTCGAAGGTTTGGCTGGAGAATGCACTACAACCATTGGTGTAATGGCAGTTTCTTCTGTTCGTTTTAATATCGGTGATTGTAACTTGCTTGGAATACTGTCTAAGGCAGAAGTGATCGGTAATGCGATTTGGGAAAAATAGGACGAGGAAAGATTGCCACCAGTTGGTGAAGCTAGAAGCTTATTTGTACTAGCACGCATATCAATATCAGATTTGTGCTTTTTGCTTGATGAAGTAGCACTTTCCATAGATAGTCTTCGTTTAGGACATTGGGCCACTGTAATCAATTCGCTACGAACAACTGTGTTTGGCAAATTTATATTAAGCCGTTTCCGTAACCTTTCGCGCATGTCACACGCATGTTCAATGGCAATTTTAGAATTATTCTTAACAAGTTTTTGAGATTCATTATTGACTTTTTGATGATTGACTTCTGCCACTACATTCAACCCTAAACTGCTATTTTCGGTGACTATCCCCAAACTCTTGGTTATGTTAGCGTTGGGGTAGAAAGTATCAGACAGTGTTTGTTCTAGCACTGAGCCATTCATATCGAAGGTATCAAAACAAGTTTGGATCGTTATTGTTTCTGACTGTCGATTTTCACTACTCTCCTGTCCAACATAACAACTATTTGCACGTCGTGCACGTAAGGAATGTGGAATGCGTGTATTGTTTTCGTTCGAAAATACATCTGAATTCGATATATATCTGTGTTTGTGGCTTTTTGTATCTATACTTGAATTCATCGCTTCCATAGCATATTCAACCTTTTTAGCAACGTGGTGAAGCTCTAATCCACTCCTACAAGCCAAATTATTACTAATATATTCCTGGTTTGTTTCCTTTGCGGTTTTGACATCGACCGATATTGCGTACTTATTACAATCCATAGACGAGAGTGTTGACAGTTTTAAGTCGTTTGATGTCTTTTTCGTTACAGCATAACTGTTTTTGCATATGTCTGGCAATTCTTCCTGTTTTTCTGTAACTGAATGCTTTACTTTCACTTCAACATTTTTTGGAGTTttctttgacatttttttaatagatGCGTGAACGTCAGCAGCTTGTTTAGATTTGTAATATTCATTTGATGATATTTTACATGTGCCACGACTTTCCTCTATTTTATCTTCAATATTTGATTCTATTTCTTTGAAAGTCTTGTCTTCCGACTTAAACGCTACATGAAAATTAGTTTCGTTCATCCTCGATGTTACATGTGCGAGTGTCGTATTTATTtggtttacctttttttcgcTCCGTTTAATAAGAACTGAACGATTTTGATGAGTATCTATTGATTCTATTTTCCGATTCTCTAAAACTGAATGCATCGACATCTCTGACGTACCAAAGCAAAGGTCCGTATCAAGCTCGTTATTAGCACTTTCGGCGTTGGAAGTTACTTTAGATGTTCTTATCTGCTTATTTAATTCAGTTACAACATTTATATGGTCATCTTCTTTCTGATGGTCATCGTCATTCCctgtttcaattgttttaGAGTCTATATCATCCAGGCAACCTGATTTCTCTGTATCACATGTTACATTAGAATTCATTACATTCGCCCTCGATGTCATGTGTACAATTTCATGTGAACTATTTGCTTCAATGGCACTGGTCACACTGGTTAGGCAATTCTTTGTACAGTTTTCATTTATGTAGTTTTTATTCTGTAGTTTTTCTGAATTATTCATGGGATGAAACAATGttccattttttaaaatattgtcgCCATTACACGTTCCGTACATACAAAGCGACTTTGCTACATCCAGGACGTCTGTATTTTCTGAGTGACCCATTATATTCCGGATCATTTCGTTTGTTTCATATGACAAATGAGCTTTAGTCTTATTCATGTGAAATACGTTAGCTACTCCTATACAGCTGTTTGGAGTTGACATTACGCTAGTTTTGTTAGTCTCTAACAATTTAGAACGTTTTTCCGTGGCTCCGTAGTTTAACATAGCACCACCGTAAGGCTTATCTATATGCAAGTTTCTCTTTAATTCGCATACGTCCCGAGCACCTTCACTTTTGGAAGTAAAATTAGTAGAATTTCCTCTAGTTTCATACATAACAGCACACAAATGTTCATCACAATCTTCTCTCCTAGATGTTGTATCTTCTAGTAAACTGTTCGCATTGCAGGAGCCTACGTCATAATTGGAAGTACTTACTTTTGTAGTAACATTATGAAATACATTAGGTTTTATATTTGAacttttttcataatttttccgtttttcagTTGATGAATGTGTGCCATCTGCTCTTATTTCattcttgttttttattaCGTCACCAGTTTTCACTCGTATGCACTCAGTATCCTTAGAAACTTTCTTGCCATTATTAGTTTTATTGACAAATGACACTGGTGCACTTATACCGCACAAATCTCCTTTTTTGTTATCGTCACTGATGCACGTATTTAAATCGCGTCCGACGATGGTATGAGAATCAACGGCAGTCACTTTGATATAGTCGCATACTAGACTAACCTTGTTGCCATTGTTTCCTGTTCTTTctggtaattttttttttttatcaaatgtACCGCGCTCTTTTTCGCTGTAATCCATTTCTCGAAGATTGTGGTTAAATAATGTATCTAAGGGTTCCTCCATTGCCATTTTCTGGTAAATTACTGTATCATGCATACAACTGGTTGAATAAGGTGACGGATAATCTTTCATTGCGTTCATATTTTTCTTGCGAACATGCACATCTCTATCGCGACTTAGTTCGTAACTGGAATATTCACACAAACGATTCTGTTCACGAGATTTCGTTCGGTGTTGTGAACGACATCTATATCGAGTTTGTTCTCTATCACTTTTACATCGATCATGATAACCTTTCCGCTCCTTATCACGTTGCCGAACACCTCTGGTATCAACTTCATCATGATCACGCATTTGTCTGggtgcttcgttttttttacgatcattCTTTTGGTATTGTTCTGATTTCGCGCCGTTATCAGGCCAACTCTTGCTCCAAACTGGATGGGCGGTTTCCTCCACTGGGACTGTTTGAATTCCAGAATGCACTAAAAGCTTTACAGCTGTTTGAGTGAACTTGGAAGCGCATTTTTTACCTTTTCCAATATGATTTCCACGCCTGAAAACCACATTATCACATTGCTTTCGTAAGTCACCTATTACTGCATCCTTTCTCTTTAGTTCGGCTTTGGCGGTCAAAAGGAGAGAAGATACGTTTTCAAGTAGAATATCATTCTTTTTTATGATATCATTTTTCTCTTGTTCAACTGCGCATAACTTATCCTGCAATTCTTTTATTCTGCATTGCAACGCAAGATGTTCTTGGCTTTCCTGAAACATGAAAAGTTTATTCTGGTATGGATCATTTCGTATTAACATCCTTTACTTACGTTTTTGGCTTCTGATTGAATGTATTCGAGATCGCCGTATATGTCGAAGTCATCCATCGTAATATTTGTAACAGATtagaaaaataacacacaagCTGTTAATGGTTCTAGAATTTATCGTCAAGTACTGCTTGCTAAAGTGCATCAAAATAAACTGTCACTTTCATGTTATGATTGTTTGGCGCTTTATCGTGAAGTTTAACACAGAACAAGATGTTTGAATTGGAAAAGGTAAAGCTCAAGGTGTATGAATCCGGCAAGGTGAAGATGTTCCGAGCAACCCGCCAAACATTGCGAGCTTTCAAGTATCATATTCTACTCAAATACAATCTGTTCCCGtgttacacggttctcgacttacgcggattcggggatacgcggttttctaaatttgacagattaaatgtcaaatcagcacaatttgcttcaagttcggtataaattgcaattttgctaacaaattgaaaccacttaaaagccagaaatggggccctttccatTTGAACTTCGCAGgctaaaatttcagcctgtcagctgtttgcattgtatagcagttttcgagcagctatctaggtcggtataatatacaggtgggctaaTCCTAAGGTGTATGTATCTGGatggctgatttttatcgcttcaggttctgaatgaagattttaagagtgttttgtgtattcgtcaagcttcgagaaagcttgtttgagctaaagttttcacccatcctgccaaaaagtgacgttcaaatttggttttcaaaaacatgctatgagactaCCTGGACTGTATACACTTTGACTCcggattccaccacgtgatctctttaatgcaccttgggatattTGTAAACACTACcttgttttgtcatttttcaagcaggtactcgaatctaattctagctttgaggctagaataatctagactgaaaattgcaggctagttttatgtgtggttttgtatggagtgtttacatgatttcagcctccaactgtcaaactccatacaaaaaatctgactagaatcgtgaaggcccctaatattagaattttctgcacgaatcataacaaataaatgataaagtgtataaaagtactaatttaaataaaatatctgCAAGTaataaatagtattttagtcaaaaatcGGGAACGGACTGTAATTGAAAAAGGGTAACTGTACCTGATTTCGgcacgctagtgcagcagtttcaaaaaaactgctcacacaaaaacatttatttattatttttcatgaaattgatgttattctggttgataaactaaaaaaagtatgtttcattattttttatttgtttgttcatATCCCTTTTCcataaatattcgtaaaaatgcaaactttGATTTTGCCTCTATTTTCAGcagtttgtttctatttttggcAGGCTGTGTTCCTTTTTCGGCAGTGCGAATACGGgttagaaaatgtttttatcaatgtaaatatgtacaaaaaaatgtttgaagcaATTTAACACTCTTATTTTCCTACGATTGGTGTTAAAAAGCACATTAAGTATTAATTtaatgttgcttattttagcccgttttgacagccattttgatgcgacgtttaaaCAGAACAGccattggggccctttccgtttgaagttcgtaggctgaaatttcagcctgtcagctgtttgcattgtatagcagttttcgagaaACTATCTAATatagtataatatacaggtgggcttatcccaaggtgtatgaatttagaaggctgatttttattgcttctgcttctgaatgaagattttaagagtggtTTAAgaattcgtcaagcctccagaaagctcgttggagcaaaatttTCTCTCGTTCtgccaaaaagtgatgttcaaatttggttataaaaaatgctatgag encodes:
- the LOC121593445 gene encoding uncharacterized protein LOC121593445 — its product is MDDFDIYGDLEYIQSEAKNESQEHLALQCRIKELQDKLCAVEQEKNDIIKKNDILLENVSSLLLTAKAELKRKDAVIGDLRKQCDNVVFRRGNHIGKGKKCASKFTQTAVKLLVHSGIQTVPVEETAHPVWSKSWPDNGAKSEQYQKNDRKKNEAPRQMRDHDEVDTRGVRQRDKERKGYHDRCKSDREQTRYRCRSQHRTKSREQNRLCEYSSYELSRDRDVHVRKKNMNAMKDYPSPYSTSCMHDTVIYQKMAMEEPLDTLFNHNLREMDYSEKERGTFDKKKKLPERTGNNGNKVSLVCDYIKVTAVDSHTIVGRDLNTCISDDNKKGDLCGISAPVSFVNKTNNGKKVSKDTECIRVKTGDVIKNKNEIRADGTHSSTEKRKNYEKSSNIKPNVFHNVTTKVSTSNYDVGSCNANSLLEDTTSRREDCDEHLCAVMYETRGNSTNFTSKSEGARDVCELKRNLHIDKPYGGAMLNYGATEKRSKLLETNKTSVMSTPNSCIGVANVFHMNKTKAHLSYETNEMIRNIMGHSENTDVLDVAKSLCMYGTCNGDNILKNGTLFHPMNNSEKLQNKNYINENCTKNCLTSVTSAIEANSSHEIVHMTSRANVMNSNVTCDTEKSGCLDDIDSKTIETGNDDDHQKEDDHINVVTELNKQIRTSKVTSNAESANNELDTDLCFGTSEMSMHSVLENRKIESIDTHQNRSVLIKRSEKKVNQINTTLAHVTSRMNETNFHVAFKSEDKTFKEIESNIEDKIEESRGTCKISSNEYYKSKQAADVHASIKKMSKKTPKNVEVKVKHSVTEKQEELPDICKNSYAVTKKTSNDLKLSTLSSMDCNKYAISVDVKTAKETNQEYISNNLACRSGLELHHVAKKVEYAMEAMNSSIDTKSHKHRYISNSDVFSNENNTRIPHSLRARRANSCYVGQESSENRQSETITIQTCFDTFDMNGSVLEQTLSDTFYPNANITKSLGIVTENSSLGLNVVAEVNHQKVNNESQKLVKNNSKIAIEHACDMRERLRKRLNINLPNTVVRSELITVAQCPKRRLSMESATSSSKKHKSDIDMRASTNKLLASPTGGNLSSSYFSQIALPITSALDSIPSKLQSPILKRTEETAITPMVVVHSPAKPSNQLTLNNNLDVCYYPLDDYSTLEQIMDSLFQTPIKNEDQNNAVVAPGSNNFDINDSAQNVVPKECVHSHNLMAHSTPLNTKPLSRIDKNDGTANKLKLMDERVQQIPIPLASDTMDCAMKERNVHTKRVANTTRSSEKLAEPGTEEPVGTCTDCSKKCTDLKNKTKNYSTNLGSTLLNHNNTCETLTSMATVTFIQPTINSSNSSNRPSEVHNFSIASSSKRFKAPGTIRINTLSKQTNLKLMQEGDAMNSQTKTELPKKSLNMSASDESAELQFDQSSCKHLNNSMPWQVPESLDEMNVCRTYRPSSSKCPDDRTKLDTNCSDEKTSKNPRKTTWKQTNVDEKKKTGQKCKKESKHIKDLIETSDNINNMNQIDANNRKELQIAKSGNESEIAVNRNFREKCATASMQDKDDKEKVAVMNVVDSAKPINSFSQNISLADNGLNNSLQSPQKREAVPAPASVRYVREMRIVKESPSLMRVFIRRK